The Paenibacillus sp. RUD330 genome has a segment encoding these proteins:
- a CDS encoding VOC family protein gives MAGLLGNNIVTQIGILVHDIDKVSQAYADFFGIPKPEAMLTDAADAAQTEFMGAPSPARAKLAFIDMGSLQLELIEPDEHPSTWRNFLDEHGEGPHHIAFVIEGMKEKIMLLEGKGFPLQQKGEYTGGRYAYIDTIPQLKMLVELLEND, from the coding sequence ATGGCAGGATTGCTTGGAAACAACATCGTGACCCAGATTGGAATTCTCGTCCACGATATCGACAAGGTCAGCCAGGCCTACGCGGATTTCTTCGGCATTCCGAAGCCGGAGGCGATGCTGACCGACGCGGCCGACGCCGCGCAGACCGAATTCATGGGAGCCCCCAGTCCCGCCCGCGCCAAGCTGGCGTTCATCGACATGGGCTCGCTGCAGCTGGAGCTGATCGAGCCGGACGAGCATCCCAGCACATGGAGGAACTTCCTTGATGAGCATGGGGAAGGCCCCCATCATATCGCTTTTGTCATTGAAGGGATGAAGGAGAAGATCATGCTGCTGGAGGGCAAAGGCTTCCCGCTGCAGCAGAAGGGCGAGTATACCGGAGGCCGGTACGCCTACATCGATACGATTCCGCAGCTGAAGATGCTCGTGGAGCTGCTGGAGAACGACTAG
- a CDS encoding TolB family protein encodes MKTRRGQGARLKEDRGVVSILETLDIGTGERTVLAEFEELIEAPNWTADGKRLIYNSGGLLHSFDLASRTSAPIDSGFADWCNNDHVLSPDNSQVAVSHHAEEDGQSRIYVLPLAGGQPVLVTPMAPSYLHGWSPDGRMLAYCAERDDAYDIYTIPVHGGVETRLTDAPGLDDGPEYSPDGRHIWFNSTRSGLMQIWRMDADGGEQIRMTDEESNNWFPHVSPDGRSVAYIAYRKGDVAPADHPPNKQVELRLMPAAGGPSRVLAELFGGQGTMNVNSWSPDSRQLAFVSYRPR; translated from the coding sequence ATGAAAACGAGAAGAGGGCAGGGAGCGCGCCTGAAGGAAGACCGCGGCGTCGTCAGCATCCTCGAGACGCTGGATATCGGGACGGGCGAGCGAACCGTGCTGGCCGAGTTCGAGGAGCTCATCGAAGCTCCGAACTGGACGGCCGACGGCAAAAGGCTGATCTACAACAGCGGCGGTCTGCTGCATTCGTTCGATCTGGCAAGCCGGACAAGCGCTCCGATCGACTCCGGCTTCGCCGATTGGTGCAACAACGACCATGTGCTTTCTCCGGACAACTCCCAGGTCGCCGTCAGCCATCATGCCGAGGAGGACGGGCAATCCCGGATCTATGTCCTTCCGCTGGCGGGCGGACAGCCGGTGCTCGTGACGCCGATGGCGCCGAGCTACCTGCACGGCTGGTCGCCGGACGGCCGCATGCTGGCCTACTGCGCCGAGCGGGACGATGCGTACGACATCTACACGATTCCCGTCCATGGCGGGGTAGAGACAAGGCTGACGGATGCGCCCGGTCTGGACGACGGGCCGGAGTATTCGCCGGACGGCAGGCACATCTGGTTCAACTCCACCCGCAGCGGCCTGATGCAGATCTGGCGGATGGACGCAGACGGCGGGGAGCAGATCAGAATGACGGACGAGGAAAGCAACAACTGGTTTCCCCATGTCTCGCCGGACGGCCGCTCCGTCGCCTATATCGCCTACCGCAAGGGAGATGTCGCCCCCGCCGACCATCCTCCGAACAAGCAGGTGGAGCTTCGCCTCATGCCGGCCGCAGGCGGTCCTTCCCGGGTGCTGGCCGAGCTGTTCGGCGGACAGGGGACGATGAACGTCAACTCCTGGTCGCCGGACAGCCGTCAGCTGGCTTTCGTGAGCTACCGGCCGCGCTGA
- a CDS encoding polymer-forming cytoskeletal protein: MGTRNDLIISGIGVSSGGDVGAVRIDGVGTINGALSCEEEFVVNGKATVKGGVEARKTVINGMVTIEGPLRTEGCTVEGKLKMEGNLAAESIQINGSVTVHGSVEAERLASNGKLQMDSLNADEIKLMLQGSSSIREIGGGTIEVIELEKSSSRWLKLLPVSLENSLTAQVIEGDVIYLENTAAGVVRGAVVRIGPGCEIGLVEYKESFELSDGSVVKSNARL, encoded by the coding sequence ATGGGAACGAGGAATGATTTAATCATCTCCGGAATCGGCGTCTCTTCCGGCGGAGACGTCGGAGCGGTTCGGATCGACGGCGTGGGCACGATAAACGGAGCTCTGTCCTGCGAAGAGGAATTCGTCGTGAACGGCAAGGCGACGGTGAAGGGCGGCGTGGAGGCGCGGAAGACCGTCATCAATGGAATGGTGACGATTGAAGGGCCGCTTCGGACGGAAGGATGCACGGTTGAAGGCAAGCTCAAGATGGAGGGGAACCTGGCTGCGGAGTCGATCCAGATCAACGGCAGCGTCACCGTCCACGGGAGCGTCGAGGCGGAAAGGCTGGCCTCGAACGGCAAGCTGCAGATGGACTCGCTCAATGCGGACGAGATCAAGCTCATGCTGCAAGGAAGCAGCAGCATCCGCGAGATCGGAGGCGGCACGATCGAGGTCATCGAGCTGGAGAAATCGTCCTCAAGGTGGCTGAAGCTGCTGCCGGTGTCCTTGGAGAACAGCCTCACCGCGCAAGTCATCGAAGGCGATGTCATCTACCTGGAGAACACGGCGGCCGGAGTGGTGCGCGGCGCAGTCGTCCGCATCGGACCGGGCTGCGAGATCGGCCTGGTGGAATACAAGGAGAGCTTCGAGCTGTCGGACGGCTCCGTTGTGAAAAGCAATGCCCGGCTGTAG
- a CDS encoding SDR family oxidoreductase, with amino-acid sequence MNILITGAGRGLGFELAAEALERGHYVLAGMREPQDKSAAMQSLEADFPGKLASVRLDVRDEAGIAELAASLKREGVQLGAIVNNAAVLKARDTAIEELDMKDVEHSFDVNLYGPMRVVKHLLPLLLQPRASIVNISSEAGSLTGAHPGDYPYGITKAALNMFTEQLRSLLGADGVQVLSVHPGWMRTDMGGESAPTDPRRSAAGILDLIERKTELQSKFHFVDYEGKEMPI; translated from the coding sequence ATGAACATTCTCATTACGGGAGCCGGAAGGGGACTCGGCTTCGAGCTGGCTGCCGAAGCTCTGGAGCGCGGCCATTACGTCCTCGCAGGCATGCGGGAGCCGCAGGACAAGAGCGCGGCCATGCAGTCTCTCGAGGCGGATTTTCCCGGGAAGCTGGCAAGCGTGCGTCTTGACGTGAGAGACGAGGCGGGAATCGCGGAGCTGGCCGCCTCTCTCAAGCGGGAGGGCGTGCAGCTCGGCGCCATCGTCAACAACGCAGCGGTGCTGAAGGCTCGCGACACGGCTATCGAGGAGCTTGACATGAAGGATGTCGAGCATTCCTTCGACGTCAACCTGTACGGGCCGATGCGCGTCGTGAAGCATCTGCTGCCGCTGCTTCTCCAGCCTCGGGCTTCCATCGTCAACATTTCCTCCGAGGCGGGCAGCTTGACGGGCGCCCATCCCGGCGACTATCCGTACGGCATCACGAAGGCTGCGCTGAACATGTTCACCGAGCAGCTGCGCAGCCTGCTGGGGGCGGACGGCGTGCAGGTGCTCAGCGTGCATCCGGGCTGGATGCGGACGGATATGGGCGGCGAGAGCGCGCCTACTGATCCTCGCCGGAGCGCGGCGGGCATTCTGGACTTGATCGAGCGCAAGACGGAATTGCAGTCGAAGTTCCATTTCGTCGATTACGAAGGCAAGGAAATGCCGATCTAA
- a CDS encoding YhbD family protein codes for MEEELISKKELLEMTGISYGQLYRWKRKQLLPEDWFIRRSAFTGQETFFPRQQVLGRIRQIMNMKEGLSLDELADLFSPAPAEVDLSRGDLLSRNIVSRAALEYSEPYLGTPHTYSFQQLLILYVFDCSLQTGQIHLEEGKAVLAVLLDDLGRLEEYEGELVLLRKMGMSLVLLLSGDREFYAEKDARIALRIPIAKKTEELKLKLSAREGRMEDSNGNEE; via the coding sequence ATGGAGGAAGAGTTGATTTCCAAGAAAGAACTGCTGGAGATGACCGGCATCTCCTATGGCCAGCTGTACCGGTGGAAGCGCAAGCAGCTGCTGCCGGAGGATTGGTTCATACGCAGATCCGCGTTCACGGGGCAAGAAACCTTTTTCCCCCGCCAGCAAGTGCTGGGACGCATCCGCCAGATCATGAACATGAAGGAAGGCCTGTCGCTGGACGAGTTGGCGGATCTGTTCTCGCCGGCTCCGGCAGAGGTGGATTTGAGCCGTGGAGATCTGCTTTCGCGGAACATTGTTTCGCGGGCGGCGCTGGAGTACAGCGAGCCGTATCTGGGGACGCCGCATACGTACAGCTTCCAGCAGCTGCTGATTTTGTACGTGTTCGATTGCAGCCTGCAGACGGGACAGATTCATTTGGAAGAAGGCAAGGCCGTGCTGGCCGTGCTGCTGGATGATCTTGGCCGCCTGGAGGAGTATGAAGGCGAGCTGGTGCTGCTGCGCAAGATGGGCATGTCTCTTGTCCTGCTTCTGTCCGGGGACCGGGAATTCTATGCGGAGAAGGATGCCAGGATCGCGCTGCGCATTCCGATCGCGAAGAAGACCGAGGAGCTGAAGCTGAAACTATCGGCCCGGGAAGGGCGAATGGAGGATTCAAATGGGAACGAGGAATGA
- a CDS encoding acyltransferase, translating into MNKEISETKRLYLDGIRGLAAFAVVVSHYIQVFYPAALNGKPQQAHFEWDVWYGHSPINLFFNGQFAVCLFFVLSGYVLSVKMVEEIDSETFLKMLQSSAIRRYIRLAVPAAVSVFLVYLALVMNAFHLHEIWETTWTDMKKDYYALDPNLYTVIKAAIFDPFFRFKAHAYNPVLWTMSYELAGSFLIFGFLALFGRVKKRWIVYAVLSLAFIQTYFVAFLWGMLLADLLKHRWVQSKILPVLALIMGIYLGSAPYTPLMGTMYEPIQVWTQHIHEWIQLNLDPRLLARTLGSFLILFALLRLKTLQHLFGWRMFAYLGKVSFSLYLIHFTFLTTFSAFLFSKWIHHFSYNVAYAMTFMASMAPLFVLSHYYMKYIDQGALKLARLVERKMAASSDKRKAKTDNSAFFG; encoded by the coding sequence ATGAACAAAGAGATATCTGAAACCAAACGATTGTATTTAGACGGCATCAGGGGACTGGCGGCATTTGCCGTCGTTGTTTCGCATTATATCCAAGTCTTTTATCCGGCTGCGTTAAATGGAAAGCCGCAGCAGGCTCATTTTGAATGGGATGTCTGGTACGGACATTCTCCCATCAATTTATTTTTTAACGGACAATTTGCCGTTTGCCTGTTTTTTGTGCTCAGCGGGTATGTGCTCAGTGTCAAAATGGTTGAAGAAATCGATAGCGAGACCTTTCTAAAGATGCTGCAATCCAGCGCCATACGCAGGTACATTCGGCTTGCTGTGCCGGCAGCAGTATCGGTATTCCTTGTGTATCTGGCCCTTGTCATGAATGCCTTCCATCTCCACGAAATATGGGAAACAACATGGACGGACATGAAAAAGGATTATTACGCTTTAGATCCCAATCTATATACCGTCATCAAGGCCGCTATTTTCGATCCGTTTTTCCGGTTCAAGGCGCATGCTTACAATCCAGTCCTTTGGACCATGAGCTATGAGCTGGCAGGTTCTTTTTTGATTTTCGGATTTCTTGCTTTATTTGGACGAGTGAAAAAAAGATGGATTGTGTATGCGGTTCTGTCCCTTGCTTTTATTCAAACCTATTTTGTCGCCTTTTTGTGGGGAATGTTGCTTGCCGATCTGCTCAAGCACAGATGGGTCCAAAGTAAAATACTGCCGGTACTTGCGCTTATCATGGGAATTTACTTAGGCTCGGCGCCTTATACTCCATTAATGGGCACGATGTACGAACCCATACAAGTGTGGACACAACATATCCATGAATGGATCCAACTCAATCTCGATCCACGGCTTCTTGCGCGAACGCTGGGTTCTTTCCTGATCCTGTTCGCCCTTCTTCGTTTGAAGACGCTACAGCATTTGTTCGGATGGAGAATGTTTGCCTATTTAGGGAAGGTTTCATTTTCCCTCTATCTCATTCATTTCACTTTTCTCACTACGTTCTCGGCGTTTCTGTTCAGTAAATGGATTCATCATTTCAGCTACAATGTGGCCTATGCAATGACGTTCATGGCTTCCATGGCGCCCTTATTTGTTTTGTCGCATTATTATATGAAATATATCGATCAAGGCGCATTGAAGCTGGCTCGCCTAGTTGAAAGGAAGATGGCCGCATCAAGCGATAAACGCAAAGCCAAAACCGACAACTCTGCGTTTTTTGGATAG